Proteins encoded by one window of Melospiza georgiana isolate bMelGeo1 chromosome 18, bMelGeo1.pri, whole genome shotgun sequence:
- the PUS1 gene encoding pseudouridylate synthase 1 homolog isoform X1, producing MLRWGLRVVSCGFSAPRSAACAGPWRRQRSVLTMAEDLITAVASQTKRLNSSSEVVQRVEENGHPSKKLKSDADEEDTEDQNKKLPKRKIVLLMAYSGKGYHGMQRNVGSSQFKTIEDDLVCALVQSGCIPENHGEDMKKMSFQRCARTDKGVSAAGQIVSLKVRLIDDILEKINNHLPSHIRILGLKRVTGGFNSKNKCDARTYSYMLPTFAFAHKDHEVQEELYRLDRETLERVNQLLGCYKGTHNFHNFTSQKGPRDPSAKRYIMEMYCGEPFVRENMEFAVIQVKGQSFMMHQIRKMIGLVIAIVKGYAAESIMERSWGEEKVDVPKAPGLGLVLEKVHFEKYNRRFGNDGLHEPLEWTEEEEKIAVFKEQHIYPTIINTEKEEKSMANWLKTLPIHDFNSSAVEVQTNNKNPKKSSDAEGSDGCGDDSD from the exons ATGCTGCGGTGGGGGCTCCGGGTCGTGAGCTGCGGCTTCTCCGCCCCGAGGAGCGCGGCGTGCGCCGGGCCGTGGCGGCGGCAGCGCAGC GTTCTTACGATGGCTGAGGATTTGATAACAGCTGTTGCCAGCCAGACAAAGAGACTCAACAGCAGCAGCGAGGTGGTTCAAAGAGTGGAAGAAAATGGGCATCCGAGCAAAAAGTTGAAGAGTGATGCGGATGAGGAAGATACAGAGGATCAGAATAAGAAGTTACCCAAAAGGAAGATTGTGCTGTTGATGGCATATTCAGGGAAAGGCTACCATGGCATGCAA AGAAACGTGGGATCTTCACAGTTCAAGACAATAGAAGATGACCTGGTCTGTGCCCTTGTCCAGTCAGGATGCATCCCAGAGAACCACGGGGAGGACATGAAGAAGATGTCCTTCCAGCGCTGTGCTCGCACAGATAAG GGTGTGTCTGCAGCTGGACAGATTGTGTCACTGAAGGTCAGGCTAATAGATGACATCTTAGAAAAGATCAATAATCATCTTCCTTCTCACATCAGGATTCTGG GCCTGAAGAGAGTCACTGGGGGATTCAACTCCAAGAACAAATGTGATGCCAGAACCTACTCTTACATGCTGCCCACGTTTGCCTTTGCCCATAAGGACCATGAAGTGCAGGAGGAGCTTTATAGGCTGGACAGAGAGACCCTGGAAAGGGTCAaccagctgctgggctgctaCAAAGGGACACACAACTTCCACAACTTCACATCACAGAAGGGCCCCAGGGACCCCAGTGCCAAGAGGTACATCATGGAGATGTACTGTGGAGAGCCCTTTGTCAGGGAAAACATGGAGTTTGCAGTGATCCAAGTGAAGGGTCAGAGTTTCATGATGCACCAGATCAGGAAGATGATTGGGCTGGTGATAGCAATTGTGAAGGGTTATGCTGCTGAGTCCATCATGGAGAGAagctggggagaggagaaggttgATGTCCCCAAAGCCCCAGGACTTGGGCTGGTTTTGGAGAAAGTACACTTTGAGAAATACAACAGGCGTTTTGGGAATGATGGGCTGCATGAGCCGCTGGAGtggacagaggaggaggagaagattGCTGTTTTCAAGGAGCAGCACATCTACCCTACCATTATCAAcacagaaaaggaggagaaatccaTGGCAAACTGGCTAAAAACCCTCCCCATTCACGACTTCAACTCCTCTGCTGTTGAGGTGCAAACTAACAACAAAAATCCAAAG AAGAGCAGCGATGCCGAAGGCAGCGATGGTTGTGGTGATGATTCTGActga
- the PUS1 gene encoding pseudouridylate synthase 1 homolog isoform X2 — translation MAEDLITAVASQTKRLNSSSEVVQRVEENGHPSKKLKSDADEEDTEDQNKKLPKRKIVLLMAYSGKGYHGMQRNVGSSQFKTIEDDLVCALVQSGCIPENHGEDMKKMSFQRCARTDKGVSAAGQIVSLKVRLIDDILEKINNHLPSHIRILGLKRVTGGFNSKNKCDARTYSYMLPTFAFAHKDHEVQEELYRLDRETLERVNQLLGCYKGTHNFHNFTSQKGPRDPSAKRYIMEMYCGEPFVRENMEFAVIQVKGQSFMMHQIRKMIGLVIAIVKGYAAESIMERSWGEEKVDVPKAPGLGLVLEKVHFEKYNRRFGNDGLHEPLEWTEEEEKIAVFKEQHIYPTIINTEKEEKSMANWLKTLPIHDFNSSAVEVQTNNKNPKKSSDAEGSDGCGDDSD, via the exons ATGGCTGAGGATTTGATAACAGCTGTTGCCAGCCAGACAAAGAGACTCAACAGCAGCAGCGAGGTGGTTCAAAGAGTGGAAGAAAATGGGCATCCGAGCAAAAAGTTGAAGAGTGATGCGGATGAGGAAGATACAGAGGATCAGAATAAGAAGTTACCCAAAAGGAAGATTGTGCTGTTGATGGCATATTCAGGGAAAGGCTACCATGGCATGCAA AGAAACGTGGGATCTTCACAGTTCAAGACAATAGAAGATGACCTGGTCTGTGCCCTTGTCCAGTCAGGATGCATCCCAGAGAACCACGGGGAGGACATGAAGAAGATGTCCTTCCAGCGCTGTGCTCGCACAGATAAG GGTGTGTCTGCAGCTGGACAGATTGTGTCACTGAAGGTCAGGCTAATAGATGACATCTTAGAAAAGATCAATAATCATCTTCCTTCTCACATCAGGATTCTGG GCCTGAAGAGAGTCACTGGGGGATTCAACTCCAAGAACAAATGTGATGCCAGAACCTACTCTTACATGCTGCCCACGTTTGCCTTTGCCCATAAGGACCATGAAGTGCAGGAGGAGCTTTATAGGCTGGACAGAGAGACCCTGGAAAGGGTCAaccagctgctgggctgctaCAAAGGGACACACAACTTCCACAACTTCACATCACAGAAGGGCCCCAGGGACCCCAGTGCCAAGAGGTACATCATGGAGATGTACTGTGGAGAGCCCTTTGTCAGGGAAAACATGGAGTTTGCAGTGATCCAAGTGAAGGGTCAGAGTTTCATGATGCACCAGATCAGGAAGATGATTGGGCTGGTGATAGCAATTGTGAAGGGTTATGCTGCTGAGTCCATCATGGAGAGAagctggggagaggagaaggttgATGTCCCCAAAGCCCCAGGACTTGGGCTGGTTTTGGAGAAAGTACACTTTGAGAAATACAACAGGCGTTTTGGGAATGATGGGCTGCATGAGCCGCTGGAGtggacagaggaggaggagaagattGCTGTTTTCAAGGAGCAGCACATCTACCCTACCATTATCAAcacagaaaaggaggagaaatccaTGGCAAACTGGCTAAAAACCCTCCCCATTCACGACTTCAACTCCTCTGCTGTTGAGGTGCAAACTAACAACAAAAATCCAAAG AAGAGCAGCGATGCCGAAGGCAGCGATGGTTGTGGTGATGATTCTGActga